The following are from one region of the Streptomyces decoyicus genome:
- a CDS encoding M28 family peptidase: protein MVFRRLAVAGVSVAVTMGAALLAVAPTAAATAETSPPPHPPASAISAADRAADAPDIDVTKVQAHLTELNNIATRNGGTRKSSGQGYRDSVAYAKSKLQAAGYTVTEQPCTSGCASGAGPNLIAEWPQGDATKVYMFGAHLDSVGAGPGINDNGSGSAALLETALTLAEQHPTMAARVRFGWWTDEEQGLNGSDFYVRSLSSAERSKIKAYYNFDMIASTNGGYFINHLTSSAAQPMKAYWDSQGLQPEENTEGAGRSDDYSFEQAGIPTSGYAMGASARKTSAQAAKWGGTASRAYDPCYHQSCDTTGNINATGLNRSVDGIAYTLWKLAVGGTAPANDFSLAVGPASGSVDPGASATSTISTATTSGSAQTVALSASGAPAGVTVSFSPASVTSGSSSTMTVATTSSAAAGTYTLTVTGTGAVTHTTPYTLTVKGAGGCTAQQLMTNGGFENGTTPWTGDTGAIGAHAGQSAHGGSRFAWLGGYGRSATESLGQSVTVPAGCSKATLTYWLHIDTDETDRVAYDTFKVKVGSTTLTTLSNIDASSGYTQRTLDLTPYIGQRITVTFAAAEDSSLQTSFVIDDAALQTG from the coding sequence ATGGTGTTTCGAAGACTCGCGGTGGCCGGCGTATCCGTCGCCGTCACCATGGGAGCGGCCCTGCTGGCCGTAGCCCCCACGGCAGCGGCCACAGCGGAGACCAGCCCGCCACCCCACCCGCCCGCCTCCGCGATATCGGCCGCCGACCGGGCCGCCGATGCCCCGGACATCGACGTGACCAAGGTCCAGGCGCACCTCACCGAGCTGAACAACATCGCCACCCGCAACGGCGGCACCCGCAAATCCAGCGGACAGGGATACCGGGACTCCGTCGCCTACGCCAAGAGCAAGCTACAGGCGGCCGGTTACACCGTCACCGAGCAGCCCTGCACCTCCGGCTGCGCCTCCGGAGCCGGGCCCAACCTGATCGCCGAATGGCCGCAGGGCGACGCCACCAAGGTGTACATGTTCGGCGCCCACCTCGACAGCGTCGGGGCGGGACCGGGCATCAACGACAACGGCTCCGGCTCGGCCGCGCTGCTGGAGACGGCACTGACCCTCGCCGAACAGCACCCGACCATGGCGGCCCGCGTCCGGTTCGGCTGGTGGACGGACGAGGAGCAGGGCCTCAACGGCTCCGACTTCTACGTCCGTTCCCTCTCCTCCGCCGAGCGGTCGAAGATCAAGGCGTACTACAACTTCGACATGATCGCCTCCACCAACGGCGGCTACTTCATCAACCACCTCACCTCCTCCGCCGCCCAGCCGATGAAGGCGTACTGGGACTCCCAAGGTCTCCAGCCCGAGGAGAACACCGAGGGCGCCGGCCGCTCCGACGACTACTCCTTCGAGCAGGCGGGCATCCCCACCTCCGGATACGCGATGGGCGCCAGTGCCCGGAAGACCTCGGCGCAGGCGGCCAAGTGGGGCGGCACCGCCAGCCGTGCCTACGACCCCTGCTACCACCAGTCCTGTGACACCACCGGCAACATCAACGCCACGGGACTCAACCGCAGCGTCGACGGCATCGCCTACACCCTGTGGAAGCTCGCCGTCGGCGGCACCGCCCCGGCGAACGACTTCTCCCTGGCCGTCGGCCCCGCCTCCGGCAGCGTCGACCCCGGCGCCTCGGCCACCAGCACCATTTCCACGGCAACCACCAGCGGGTCCGCCCAGACGGTGGCGCTGTCGGCCTCGGGCGCACCGGCCGGTGTGACCGTCTCCTTCAGCCCCGCCTCGGTGACCTCGGGCAGCAGCTCCACCATGACGGTCGCCACGACGTCGAGCGCGGCGGCCGGCACCTACACCCTCACCGTCACCGGCACCGGGGCCGTCACCCACACCACGCCCTACACCCTGACGGTCAAGGGAGCCGGAGGCTGCACCGCCCAACAGCTGATGACGAACGGCGGATTCGAGAACGGCACCACACCCTGGACGGGCGACACCGGGGCGATCGGCGCGCACGCCGGCCAGTCCGCCCACGGCGGCAGCAGGTTCGCCTGGCTCGGCGGCTACGGCCGCTCCGCCACCGAATCCCTCGGCCAGTCGGTGACCGTGCCTGCCGGATGCAGCAAGGCCACCTTGACCTACTGGCTGCACATCGACACCGACGAGACCGACCGCGTCGCCTACGACACCTTCAAGGTCAAGGTGGGCAGCACCACCCTGACGACCCTCTCCAACATCGACGCATCGAGCGGCTACACCCAGCGCACCCTGGATCTGACCCCCTACATCGGACAGCGGATCACCGTGACCTTCGCCGCCGCCGAGGACAGCAGCCTCCAGACCAGCTTCGTCATCGACGACGCGGCCCTCCAGACCGGCTGA
- a CDS encoding Vgb family protein — translation MPRRAASFEQIPVSDAGAGPYALAVGPDDALWCTLVHAGQIARLTPDGHLDRYPLDSASCGPSLVTPGPDGALWFTRSRDHRIGRITVTGEATSFPLPTPDSGPFGMVSASDGALWFTQLHTDRIGRITTDGRVTEFPLPLSGAFPSALTTGPDDALWFTLNQAHAIGRLSLAGDFTLHPLPTANAAPVGITCGADGALWFVEIGAGRIGRITTDGQIAEFPLPDPASRPHAIVAGPAGDCWFTEWGANRIGSITPDGRIEEYDLPTPSSEPHGLAFGSDGALYVALEIGAIARLALQGPLS, via the coding sequence ATGCCCCGCCGTGCCGCCTCGTTCGAACAGATTCCGGTCTCCGACGCCGGCGCGGGCCCGTACGCCCTCGCCGTGGGCCCCGACGACGCCCTGTGGTGCACCTTGGTCCACGCCGGGCAGATCGCCCGCTTGACGCCGGACGGACACCTCGACCGCTACCCGCTCGATTCCGCATCCTGCGGGCCCTCCCTCGTCACCCCGGGGCCCGATGGCGCGCTGTGGTTCACCCGGAGCCGGGACCATCGGATCGGACGGATCACCGTGACCGGGGAGGCGACCTCGTTCCCCCTCCCGACTCCGGACAGCGGCCCGTTCGGCATGGTGTCCGCATCCGACGGTGCGCTGTGGTTCACCCAGCTGCACACCGACCGCATCGGGCGTATCACCACGGACGGCCGGGTGACGGAATTCCCGCTGCCCCTCAGCGGCGCCTTCCCCTCGGCCCTCACGACCGGCCCCGACGACGCCCTCTGGTTCACCCTCAATCAAGCACATGCGATCGGCCGTCTCAGCTTGGCAGGCGACTTCACCCTCCATCCGCTCCCGACCGCGAACGCCGCACCGGTCGGCATCACCTGCGGTGCGGACGGCGCGCTCTGGTTCGTCGAGATAGGTGCCGGCCGGATCGGCCGGATCACCACCGACGGACAGATAGCCGAGTTCCCGCTGCCCGACCCGGCCTCCCGGCCCCATGCGATCGTCGCGGGCCCGGCCGGTGACTGCTGGTTCACGGAATGGGGAGCCAACCGCATCGGGTCCATCACCCCTGACGGCCGCATAGAGGAGTACGACTTGCCGACCCCCTCTTCCGAACCGCACGGCCTGGCCTTCGGGTCCGACGGTGCCCTCTACGTGGCGCTGGAAATCGGAGCGATAGCCCGCCTCGCGCTCCAGGGGCCTCTCTCCTGA
- a CDS encoding PP2C family protein-serine/threonine phosphatase, translating to MLGDLIAASHVIALEQLPDVVARHAARVGWLDALIYLADLQQDVLCRLPCHGTGTGGGPETPPDVVRVEGTLAGRAFQTGGIVGGTTSGAEQWWVPLLDGTERLGVMRASAAPGTEMDAQAAQDLRNLAGLVAMMIVSKRGVSDTYARLVRRRRMNVAAEMEWRIMPPRTFATDRVLISAVMEPAYEVSGDVFDYAIADETVHLALFDAMGHDTAAGLTANLAVAASRNQRRQSPGILRIAEAVERALVEQFGTHRYATGILAELDSTTGVLTWTSLGHPPPVIIRKGRTALSLVGPPAPPMGTDLALPPTLRRDQLEPGDRLLLYTDGITEARNSEGREFGLEGFTDFLIQHHADGLPVPETLRRLIRRHLAYHDGRLGDDATVLLLEWSGPTPYRPARVEALAGLPEHTTADTTLPSPWTVPGRDVL from the coding sequence ATGCTGGGTGACCTGATCGCCGCCAGCCATGTGATCGCGCTGGAGCAGCTGCCGGATGTGGTCGCCAGGCACGCGGCCCGGGTCGGCTGGCTGGACGCGCTGATCTACCTGGCCGATCTGCAACAGGATGTCCTGTGCCGGCTTCCCTGCCATGGGACCGGTACCGGAGGCGGGCCGGAGACGCCGCCGGATGTGGTGCGGGTGGAAGGCACCCTCGCCGGGCGTGCGTTCCAGACAGGCGGCATCGTCGGGGGCACCACATCCGGGGCCGAGCAGTGGTGGGTGCCGTTGCTCGACGGCACGGAGCGGCTGGGAGTGATGCGCGCCTCCGCCGCCCCGGGCACGGAGATGGATGCCCAGGCCGCCCAGGACCTGCGCAACCTCGCCGGGCTGGTCGCGATGATGATCGTCAGCAAGCGTGGGGTGAGCGACACCTACGCCCGGCTGGTACGACGCCGGCGGATGAACGTGGCCGCGGAGATGGAGTGGCGCATCATGCCGCCGAGAACCTTCGCCACCGACCGGGTGCTGATCAGCGCGGTGATGGAGCCCGCGTACGAGGTCAGCGGCGACGTCTTCGACTACGCCATCGCCGACGAGACCGTGCACCTGGCGCTCTTCGACGCCATGGGCCACGACACGGCAGCCGGACTGACCGCGAACCTCGCGGTTGCCGCCAGCCGCAACCAGCGCCGGCAGAGCCCCGGCATCCTGCGGATCGCCGAAGCCGTGGAACGAGCCCTGGTGGAACAATTCGGCACGCACCGCTATGCCACGGGCATCCTGGCCGAGCTGGACTCCACCACCGGCGTCCTCACCTGGACCAGCCTCGGGCACCCTCCGCCGGTCATCATCCGCAAAGGACGCACCGCCCTGAGCCTGGTCGGCCCGCCCGCCCCGCCCATGGGCACCGACCTGGCTCTGCCGCCCACCCTGCGCCGGGACCAGCTGGAGCCCGGGGACCGTCTGCTGCTCTACACCGACGGCATCACCGAAGCCCGCAACAGCGAAGGCCGGGAATTCGGCCTGGAGGGCTTCACCGACTTCCTCATCCAGCACCATGCCGACGGCCTGCCCGTGCCGGAGACCCTGCGCCGTCTGATCAGGCGCCATCTCGCCTACCACGACGGGCGGCTCGGTGACGACGCCACGGTCCTGCTGCTGGAATGGAGCGGCCCCACCCCCTACCGCCCCGCCCGGGTCGAAGCCCTCGCCGGCCTCCCGGAGCACACCACCGCCGACACCACCCTGCCCTCCCCCTGGACCGTGCCCGGCAGAGACGTCCTCTGA
- a CDS encoding DUF1206 domain-containing protein, with product MPSTTAVPKIGRRTAHRAARSSAVRAAARGGFAARGVIYLLVGVLALRIAFGDSGEQADRGGALTEIAARPFGNVLIWVLGLGLAGMALWRLSEAAFGAAGPEGHKAGTRLLSLARCLFYAVVSFSVLSFAAGKEGSGSGASDRQSRDATAKALDLPGGPWLVAAAGVGVAVAGIWIAVRAILRRFHENLDRSGMSHRVRRGIDVLGVAGGIARGGIFAVAGTFVVRAAVTYDPGRAKGMDDTLRSLADTSAGPWLLAAIAAGLALFGGFSFAMARWRNV from the coding sequence ATGCCATCGACTACTGCGGTACCAAAGATCGGACGACGCACAGCTCACCGTGCCGCACGCAGCTCGGCGGTACGGGCCGCGGCACGCGGAGGCTTCGCGGCCCGCGGCGTGATCTACCTCCTCGTGGGGGTACTGGCGCTGCGCATCGCGTTCGGCGACTCCGGTGAGCAGGCCGATCGCGGCGGGGCGCTGACGGAAATCGCCGCCCGGCCGTTCGGCAACGTACTGATATGGGTGCTCGGCCTGGGTCTGGCGGGAATGGCGCTGTGGCGCCTTTCCGAGGCAGCGTTCGGCGCGGCCGGGCCCGAGGGCCACAAGGCGGGGACGCGACTGCTGTCCCTCGCCCGTTGCCTCTTCTACGCCGTGGTGTCGTTCTCCGTGCTGTCGTTCGCGGCGGGGAAGGAGGGCAGCGGGAGCGGTGCGAGCGACCGGCAGTCCCGGGATGCCACGGCCAAGGCGCTGGACCTGCCCGGCGGTCCCTGGCTGGTGGCCGCCGCGGGCGTGGGAGTCGCCGTGGCCGGTATCTGGATCGCGGTACGGGCCATCCTGCGCAGGTTCCACGAGAACCTCGACCGGAGCGGAATGTCGCACCGTGTCAGGCGCGGTATCGATGTCCTCGGCGTGGCGGGTGGCATCGCCCGCGGTGGCATCTTCGCAGTTGCCGGCACGTTCGTCGTCAGAGCCGCGGTCACCTACGACCCCGGCAGGGCCAAGGGCATGGACGACACGCTCCGCTCGCTCGCCGACACCTCGGCGGGTCCCTGGCTGCTGGCCGCGATCGCCGCAGGTCTGGCCCTGTTCGGCGGCTTCTCCTTCGCGATGGCCCGGTGGCGCAACGTCTGA
- the amaB gene encoding L-piperidine-6-carboxylate dehydrogenase has protein sequence MTSTLLPTTEDLRTRARISLAAIGVTVREGGDFSARSPITGEDLFGLRAATADDTEEAIAATREAFLTWRTTPAPRRGELVRRLGELLRDHKNELADLITIEAGKIRSEALGEVQEMIDICDFAVGLSRQLYGRTIASERPGHRLAETWHPLGVVGVISAFNFPAAVWSWNTAVALACGDTVIWKPSELTSLISLACDRLLARAAEEVGAPRDVHRLLLGDRTIGEKLVDDPRIALISATGSTRMGREVGPRVAARFGRSLLELGGNNAAVVAPSADLDLAVQGIVFAAAGTAGQRCTTLRRLIVHRDIADTLIARLTAAYQKLPIGDPFDETTLVGPLVSAAALDTMQDALTRAQSEGGKILAGGNRRLAEAAPRAAYVEPVIVRVDEQTDVVREETFAPILYVQTYDTLEQAIALHNDVPQGLSSSIFTRDQQEAEFFLSAEGSDCGIANVNIGTSGAEIGGAFGGEKETGGGRESGSDAWRAYMRSATNTINYSSRLALAQNVSFL, from the coding sequence ATGACCAGCACCCTCCTCCCCACCACCGAGGACCTGCGCACCCGTGCCCGCATCAGCCTGGCCGCCATCGGCGTCACCGTCCGGGAAGGGGGCGACTTCTCCGCCCGCAGCCCCATCACGGGCGAAGACCTCTTCGGTCTGCGTGCGGCCACCGCCGACGACACCGAGGAGGCCATCGCCGCCACCCGTGAAGCGTTCCTCACCTGGCGCACCACGCCGGCGCCCCGCCGCGGCGAACTCGTGCGCCGCCTGGGCGAGTTGCTGCGTGACCACAAGAACGAGCTGGCCGACCTCATCACCATCGAAGCGGGCAAGATCCGCTCCGAGGCGCTCGGCGAGGTCCAGGAAATGATCGACATCTGCGACTTCGCGGTCGGCCTCTCCCGCCAGCTCTACGGCCGTACGATCGCCTCCGAGCGCCCCGGCCACCGCCTCGCCGAGACCTGGCACCCCCTGGGCGTGGTCGGTGTCATCTCCGCATTCAACTTCCCCGCCGCGGTGTGGTCATGGAACACCGCCGTCGCCCTGGCCTGCGGCGACACCGTGATCTGGAAGCCCTCCGAGCTCACCTCGCTGATCTCGCTCGCCTGCGACCGGCTGCTGGCCCGGGCCGCCGAAGAGGTCGGCGCCCCCCGCGATGTGCACCGCCTGCTGCTGGGCGACCGCACCATCGGCGAGAAGCTCGTCGACGATCCCCGTATCGCGCTGATCAGCGCCACCGGCTCCACCCGCATGGGACGCGAGGTCGGCCCCCGCGTGGCCGCGCGCTTCGGACGGAGCCTGCTCGAACTCGGGGGCAACAACGCCGCCGTCGTCGCGCCCTCCGCCGACCTCGACCTCGCCGTCCAGGGCATCGTCTTCGCCGCGGCCGGCACCGCGGGGCAGCGCTGCACCACCCTGCGCCGGCTCATTGTCCACCGGGACATCGCCGACACCCTGATCGCACGGCTGACCGCGGCCTACCAGAAGCTCCCCATCGGCGACCCCTTCGACGAGACCACCCTCGTCGGGCCCCTCGTCTCGGCCGCCGCCCTGGACACCATGCAGGACGCCCTCACCCGGGCACAGTCCGAGGGCGGCAAGATCCTCGCAGGCGGCAACCGGCGCCTCGCCGAAGCCGCACCCCGGGCCGCTTACGTCGAGCCGGTCATCGTCCGCGTCGACGAACAGACCGACGTCGTCCGCGAAGAGACCTTCGCGCCCATCCTGTACGTGCAGACCTACGACACCCTGGAACAGGCCATCGCCCTGCACAACGACGTCCCGCAGGGCCTCTCGTCCAGCATCTTCACCCGCGACCAGCAGGAAGCCGAGTTCTTCCTGTCCGCGGAGGGGTCGGACTGCGGCATCGCCAACGTCAACATCGGCACCTCCGGCGCCGAGATCGGCGGTGCCTTCGGCGGCGAGAAGGAGACCGGGGGTGGCCGCGAGTCCGGCTCCGACGCCTGGCGCGCCTACATGCGCTCCGCCACCAACACCATCAACTACTCCAGCAGGCTCGCCCTCGCCCAGAACGTCAGCTTCCTGTAG
- a CDS encoding beta-galactosidase: MSRSTGPVGVRLGIVRGISYGMSGAPDSFVPEMRRLGGTLVRVYVYWSQVEPEPGRYDWTVVDAILGQLDPADEVWVKVCSGSPWATRHRTGFLPSSPAHDLRRYERFVSDLVTRCRGPVDYWQCNNEPGNTGSCGRGPRRTTWSSSPPPPLCARRGPGRDGGARGLRIRRARRR; this comes from the coding sequence TTGAGCCGGTCCACCGGCCCGGTCGGGGTCCGTCTGGGCATCGTCAGGGGAATCAGCTACGGCATGTCCGGCGCGCCGGACAGCTTCGTGCCCGAGATGAGGAGGCTCGGCGGCACGCTGGTGCGCGTCTACGTCTACTGGAGCCAGGTCGAGCCGGAGCCGGGCCGCTATGACTGGACGGTCGTCGACGCGATCCTCGGCCAGCTGGATCCGGCCGACGAGGTGTGGGTGAAGGTGTGCTCCGGCTCCCCGTGGGCGACCCGGCACCGGACGGGCTTTCTGCCGTCGTCGCCCGCCCACGACCTGCGCCGGTACGAGCGCTTCGTCAGCGATCTGGTGACCCGCTGCCGGGGCCCCGTCGACTACTGGCAGTGCAACAACGAACCCGGCAACACCGGCTCCTGTGGGCGGGGGCCGCGTCGGACTACGTGGAGCAGCTCACCGCCTCCACCGCTGTGTGCGCGGCGCGGACCCGGACGCGACGGTGGTGCTCGGGGGCTGCGGATACGACGTGCTCGCAGGCGATGA